The Megalobrama amblycephala isolate DHTTF-2021 linkage group LG8, ASM1881202v1, whole genome shotgun sequence region ACTTACAGGTGTCTCTGACAATGAGTGTGTCTGACATGTAGGTGCATGCTACTATTCCGAATTTTCTTGTCATTTGCGAAACTTGGTGGCATGGTCAAGTAATCTAATCAGGGTGAATCATACCACAGCAGAATTATATCACAGCATAGCCTCTTAAATCTGCTATTCTAAATAAACTCATTAACAGGGCTGCCCCTGACTAATGATTTTCCTAGTCGTCTACTATTATTCGATTAGTTGGGGGAGAAATactaaaccataataatgaacatttaaaatataaattaagagCTCAAGCACACAAAGCTTACCACAGCGACACTGGCAATCATTGCATTAACTTTTCTGAGATCAGaacaaactaaataaataatctataaTATAAGTTAATGTATAACAAATTCATACACTGCCCagccaaacaaataaaaatgaaaaagggTTAAGAGTTAAAAAGAGTTAAATAGGCTTAAGAGtctattattataaataataaagaaataaagattcAAATCAAAATATGATGCCTTGTAATGGTATCTTGGTAAAGGCATGAGACATATGAGGTCCAATAAAACCTAATAATCAtccaataaaaaaacaaagaaatcatTAACAGCCTGCGACGAACACCTGAATGATTAATACATGATCTAAATATTGCTGTTTGTGGTAAGTCATTTGCATTTGttgttaaataatttaaataacttAAATTTGAAAGACAAAAAGGATAATTATGTTctacaaaaagaaaagaaagttaataaaaaaagtacAGGCCGTGGTATAACTAAAACCGAATCTAATACTGCTTATACTTGCAAAAAGTCACAGATTTTCAGAGAGAGGTGCATATATCTTTGAATATCATAATATTACACAGACACCAAGCATTTAACATGCATAATACTGTTTGATGTTGGCTGGAGAATAAGCATCACAGCATTTAAATCTTAAAGACTCATTCAGCTAAAATCTCTAGGAGTAATAAAGAATTTCTAAATTTTTACCGAATTCTTTAGGTCTTGTTAATCATTAACTTTGTTCTGTCTTGTAGGCTGTCTTGTCTTTCTaggaaaatgctttaaaatagcTTTGAGCAAGTTTTTAGACAGGTGAGTACATGTCTTCTCTCTTGTGTTACATCATACGCCCTTATTTCACAGGGGATTCAGGTTATTTGAGACCTGTGGACGTGTTAGTCTGTAACAATGGATGTGATGCAGGAACAAACACACTCAGTCCTTTCACCTCGGAGTCTGCGAAAGAGAAAGAAGATGTCAGATGTGACAAACATGAATCAGCGAACCTGTCGACTGGACATCAGTTCACCCACACAAACTGTGTATGTCGTTGGTACGGAACTTAAAGTGATCCTAGACAGGTaggtataatataataatattataatctaTTGTTTTCCTCCATTGTGTTCTTAAACAATTGCAGAACTGTGCATGAATTGAGGAACAGTAGTAGCCAAGCCTATATtgtagagtgtgtgtgtgtgtgcattttattatacatgcattcaaatgcaaaatataaaaattatggtATGAACTCTAaacattaaatgcattttttgtattaaagatttaaataaaaataggcTACTTTAATAGGCGTGATAGTTGCCTACTAGCAAAAGAGGTTATGTCCACATGAGAAAATAAAAGTAATCAGCAATTTTGTCTCTGTTTAAAAACTTCTGATTAACTATTCTTTGCTTGCGTTCAGTTGAGCtcattaataacattaaaaaaaaaaaaaaaaaaaaaaaaaaaaaaaaatcctattaaGATTAGGTATTTATTAGGAACACGTTTAGGAACATTAAATGGGCAATGTTCCTTATGCAACAGACCAATGTAGACAATTCCTCCACAGCATATAATTTATATctctaaatgtaataaaatgaagTTTACCCACTAACAAATAGGACCTATATTTTGGGTGAAAAATAATGGCTTGTCTGAAGGCACTTCGTGCAGCCTCCACACGGTTCGCTATAAAAGAAAGCGATATTAAAATTGCTTTTAATGGGTTTAATCAAAGTGTTTGCTTGCATATTAAAAAAGGGTTTGGTATCCTGAGGCAAGACGGTGCAAAGTCAATTCAGTTCATTTGCGCTGGTGTTAACAGCGCCCTCTAGCGGTGAGTCGcctgtgctgctgctgctgctgctgctgctgctgcacactGAGTTGTGGGCGTATCCAGTAGGTTGAAGTCTTTCCAGTTTCCTTGACATCCACCTGCTTTTGTTCAGCCAATAGGCTCTCTGGCGCGGTGACATCTCAAGTATATAAAAGGTTAAaggtaaattattgtagtcacTTTGAAAGAAAGACGCATCTTCAACAATCATGGTGTCGCGCCGATCACTTACAATTGACACTGAGAAACCGACCAAGACGACATACGTGGTCGGAACGGAGTTGACGGTGAATTTAAACAGGTGGGAGAGTTTAATTTTCATGCATTATGCGAATAGACTCATAATTATAACGTTTTATTTGGGGACAGTAACACATGACGCGTTCATAAAGAGCGCGACTGAGCTCAAGGGAATTAGACACAGCAGTCTATTTTAATAGCTCGAAGGGcatatttaaagggacagttcaccccaaaatcctttcattatttactcacattcatgttgtttcaaaaccCCTATGACTTTCTTTTATTCCGTGGAGCACAAATGGATATGTTAGGCAGAATGTTAGTGTCTGACAGACAGCCGCAGTCTCCATTGACTTCTAGTGCATTTTGTTTCCTACAGTATGAGTGAATGGTGACTGAGGCTGTAAGTCCCGAACATTATGATACAagacataaataaatatgtatgttCTCATGCTATAGAAGTGCATTCCTGCtagtttattttgatttcttttatgtatttttttaagcaaTGTTTTTAATAAGGGTCAAACTGACTTAGAAACATGCTACTGTATAATATGAGAAAATCAAGCAAAGGGTTAAAGCTTACTACTGTCTGACTTCTGAGTTTTATTTAGATCAAAGGAACATATTTAAGGAatttgaatagaaaataaaaggattcatttcaaaattactattattattttcacaAGCACGTGATTACAGACTCTGTGATCCCACACATAAGAACAGTCGATCCAAACACGACGTCCCAAAAAATGTCCGTCTGATGGATTAGACCAACAGCTGAAATATAGCAGAGAGAAGACACAAATATAataacattttgctaacatatTTTACAGTTAAGTTGGCCTATTGTTTTCAAAAGAATTGAATCTGCCTGTTGTAATATTTGCAGATATTGGTCTGTTTGTCATCATTTTATGAAGATTAGTTAGActgtttgttcttgtgtgtaGATGAATATTTGCTGGGAGAATTTAGGTGGGATTGTTGATTGAGGAATTTCTCCTTTCTGTTCCAAAGGCGGATGAATGCACTTCTTGTGCTGCGACATTATTTAAATTCATCACTGAACTCTGTCTCAATGCTTCTGTTTATAACCGCCACTGTCGGCTGTTGTCTTTGATAGCTTCTCCAAACCTACTAATAGCTCTTTTCTTTAGGTTTTTGGAAGACtttatcaaattttttttttattagtccATACTGAAAGCGACACTCTCCTAACAAAATCATCAACACTAATGTCTGTTGTCTTAGTTGAATCCTGAATGTATTCATAATCCATTATCTAATGCAGTAATTATGACATTTGGGTTTGTGTCATGTCACAATGCCTAGTATAAATATGAGATATGAGGTCATAGTAACAGCATGTATGATAATTCTACAtgaattaaaggaatagttcacccaaaaatgaaaattatgtcattaattactcaccctcatgtcattctacacccataagaccgtcgttcatcttcggagcacaaattaagatatttttgatgaaatccattgGCTtggtgaggcctctattgacagcaatgtcaccgaacctctcaagatctataaagctactaaaaacatatgcaaaacagttcatgtgagtacagtgattcaagcttaataaacacaaattaatttaaaaaaaataacgacaaTACGTaatgatggccaatttcaaaacactgcattGTGAAGTTTCAAAgtttttgtttcgaatcagaggttcagagtgtgtatcaaactgctgaaatcacatgactttggcactccgaacctctgattcgaaacaaaaacTTTGAAACTTCACaatgcagtgttttgaaattggccattaCGTAttgtcgttattttgttttttgccgcacaaaaagtattctcgtcgctttctAATTATACTTAATACTAATAATTAAGCTTGAACCACagtactcacatgaacttttCTTTAcgaaagattcgtaaagcttcgaagcaatctgccatcactagatattgttgagaATTTATTTTGccgcataaaaagtattctcgtcgcttaaggtagaaccactgcagtcacatgaactgtttcaaatatgtttttagtatctttatggatcttgagaggttcggtgacattgctggcaatagaggcctctcTAAGCCattgaatttcatcaaaaatatcttaatttctgttctgaagatgaacgaaggtcttacgggtgtggaacaacatgggagtgagtaattaatgacattattttaatttttgggtgaactaaccctttaatggtgtGTAAAACTGTTTAGATGGAGTAAAGCATTTCATACTTCTGTCATGTCAAACATCCATTCACACTGTCTAACCAAAGtgtcaattttttttcacaggatcTTTTCTCAGGGTTTAACTGAAATTTACTTTTGTTCTCTCTTTTAGATTTTACTTGAAATAGCATATTACTAAATAGTTTAAAGTGATGTCCATAGGTTATGAGTCAATCGTTTTTACCATCGGATTTtccagtaaataaaataaactgtcataatgataTCATACTTTTCAAGAAGTGAATTTCTCAAGAAGATTTTCTTTTTACGTAGAAATTTCTACATGAAATTTTCTAAAAACCACATTGTAGTTTCACAACATTGAGTACAAAgccaaacaaaatgtttgttgCCTTTCTGAAAATTATATCGCAAACATTTACTActaagtttagggtcagtaagatttctttcagtgtttttgaaagatgctcttatgctcaccaagctgacaattatttaatcaaaaatacagtaaaatgtaatattgtgaaatattattacaatttaaaataactgttttctattttaatatattttaaaatattatttattcctgtgatgcaaagctgaattttcagcatcattactccagtcttcagtgtcacatgatcattcagaaatcattctaatatgctgatttgtttcTAAAGAAATACAAAATGCGAACTCGTTTTcgggttttggcctacaaaaaaatTGAATCCCAGCACCACTCTATTgtgtatattaaaattaattaggCTTAAAATGGTGCAATAATTAGGCTTCAaatgcaatacaatacaatcccccttttttatccttaaaggtacagtaagtgatttctgaggaACACGAGCACCACagcacacttgtagccaatcagcagtagcgGGCATGTCATGATGGGGGAAATGAGAGAGACTGAGCAAGAgcgagatttgaagaaagactgtagaaagagagatggcggAGAGACATTGCAAAAGAGAAAAGagaagggttatgatcaggaaagagctttaggacccacattaatattagaaaagctttccagcgctggagagacctaaaaatgagGTTGCGTTTTTTCTGCTCGATATGTGAGTAACATTGAACTAACAACGAACTTGCTTGTATATACTCGTGTACTGTATGttgatttattttgttcttcatcttcactttatttttcacaaagctttattttgcttcgcttcagctatgataaagagacatccaccatgcattttgggggcggagcaatgaaaggaagggtgtgtttgtttggcttgatttcaaatatcaacagtgttcatCAACGATTCTCAGAAATCgcctactgcacctttaaaacaaagaaatgacCTTTGTATCCTACAATGAAGTAGATAAATTCATAATGTGTCTATGTATTTCTCTATCCTCTCAACAGGTGTGCCCCACCACAGGCCAAGTTCTTCTCAATAAAATGTACCCCAAACGTGCATTACAAGGTCACTCCCCCGACCAAGGACAAAAACACCCTTCCGCAGCCCCTCACCCCAAACTCTATCCTCATCATCACCATGGACACAGTCAGTGAGACTGCATTTGACAGCAAGGTACCTATCTAATCACCTCTAAAAGCTATTTACATGAAAAGCAAAGTACAGCATACACAGAAAGAATCTGTGGAATTTATCCGCCTTCTCTGCGCTGATTTTGAGGAAAATTCTGCAGAATGGATTCAAACATGATAAAATGTTTGAAACCGAGCCAAAAGTACTACGCTATAGTATCTGAAAGCATTATCAaactaacaaaaatatttaaaagcaGGATGTGATGGGGAGGTTTCTGTGTGGGCAGTTTCTCGATGTATGACCAACCTTTGCCCTAAAGTAGATAATAGTCCTTTAGAAAACAAACAGAACTGAAAGAAACTGACAACAGCAGACAGGAAAGAACTTGTCTGATGCACATGCTGTGGTTTACCCTGGCACTAGTCTATGCAGGAAACGAGGTTTACGCATAGGAACGATCTCACGTCACTTTGACAACGCTGTCTAGCACTGGCAGTTTGAAATCTGGATATATTTAGTACATTTTTAAACGCAATCATTACAGTACTGAAATGAATCACTAAAGTAATCTATGAAGAAAACCGCAATAATTGCACAATAATTGTCATGCGGATCCAGCTCATGCTTGTTTACAAGAATCGGATGTGTTTCAGTTATCTGTGAGGTACTATGGGGACAAAACGGAGACTCTTGTGGACGCCGTGCTGCATCTAACAGCTGTCGGTACGTCTCACCGTGCATATGCCTGTGTTTATGAATAATGTAACTGTAAACATGCAACTATAAACAGCCTCATGATGCTGGTGGGACTGTTAAGGAAAGAGCAAGTCTCATATTGTCTCTGTTCTGTTGCAGAGATATCTCTGGACGTAGATGCCGACCGAGATGGCGTCGTTgagaaaaacaatccaaacaaGGTGAGCTTTGTTTGCTGGTAGTGTGATCTGTTCTGTATCATCATTATTTGGGAGATTTGTTTTTGCCTCATTGTTTCTTGGCTTGGAGATGGGGCTGAAAAGTCTGATAAAATTAATTAGTTGATTAATTTACATGAATTAGAAGCCTTAGAGACATGATAAAGTCACATTTGATTGCAtattaaagggatggttcacccaaaaatgaaaaatggagaaaaaaaaaaaatacttttaaaaaatgtctgtgttttcttttttgtcaataaaatggaagtcaatggggtccaattATTGAACCTTATTgactttcaaaatatctttttttttgtgtgtgtgtgtgttctaaCAGCATAGTTCTATTGTAGATTTTCAAGATTTTATTGGAATAATGTGTAATAGTATTGGAATTTGGGTTTAGGCATCCTGGAAATGGGGTCCTAATGGCTACGGTGCAGTTTTGCTGGTTAACTGTGACTCCGAGACCACATACAAGAAGAAACTGGACAGTGAGAATAATGAGATCAGTAAAGTCTCGGGTGAGTCTGGGCAGGTCTGGTGTAAGATACGGGATATTTGTTATGTGCCACAGATATTTGTTATGTGTAAATAGACTTTGTACCAAACCCATTTCTAAACATTGCAGCAAAATGCTTCTTCCtgattaggggtgtgacgagatcttgtgccacgagatctcgcgagactaaaatgtgaTGAGATTTCTCATCGAGGTGAAACACTGTCTTGCAATATTGCCATTGCCatgttttatagaaataaaaaccatttaattcagttggataacggtcgatTCAATTCCATCCAGCTCGTCCAACACGAGCTGTAGAGTTGAACGTAGTGCAGCAGGAAGTTCACTGATCACgtgacgagatgactgacaagaccatggtgGAGGATTTGTTACGCAACAGAGCCCAAGTGTCAgaaaaatgtcttattttgtAGAATGCGATCAGCACCGCCGCTCTCTATTTAGAGTATATGCGATCACGAAAtagaaagcgaaagtaaaacgcgAGCGGGCATTCAATTGCGATTTCAATCCCCCACCATTTAAAAgcagctccctgatgcatgcaaactGAAACatctcccaatatgaaagctatcttaggctgggctgtgtagttataaccatctcttagctctatatcatgcttgaagaataatttggtctctatttgcactttgaatattgagagagtactttgattatggttgcactaattgtttgcaaaaacagtgttattcatttttatttatactgtgtttatttctatgatcaatttgtggaaaggagttcagttaggtggtcaaaagttgtagaagctcataaatcagttctaaggtctgaagagactcatacgaaatcatacaggagagttgtcttttactgcatataaTTCATTCTCTGAAAGCAGAACTTTCCCatgcacctgcagactattttttttttttgtcatgaatttcatcattgaggatttcttaaaaatactgtgtaaaaatcttgtcttaCTCTCTTGAACTCAATCTCGTTCCTATTACTTATTAATCATTCATTATTAATCCTTTTCACATTGCAAGTTCAGTGAATACTTTCAACCTTTCAATTTAAATCAAACTATTCGGTTCATTCAGTACTAAAAAAAATTTCCATAGAAAACAGTATCCATAAACATTTGAATTAGGTGCACATTTTCAGCCAATAGTTGtatttttctgtgtgttttgaGGTATTTAGGTTAGTTAACGTTGGACTTTACTCTTTAAATGCCATGAactgttatttaaaaatgtatcttttttttttgatggcaGATTTGCAGGACATGTCCAAGATGATCTTGCGTACCAACGGGCCATCTCAACTTCCTGAAGGCTATAAGCTGAGCATGTACATCTCGCAGACCACTTCAGAGAGCGTGAGAGTCTTCAGACCTCGGACAAATGTACAAAAAGACAATGTGTGGAGTGAGTGTAGACACAAATACCTACAAATTTAGgcaataatgttttaaatagggTTTTAATGTCCCGAGTCAATCTCAAAGATCGGTATCGGGGCCGATTTAAACACTTTTAAACTGATTTAAacttagtttttggtttgtaaaACATTATTCTAAAGTTAATCTAACATTCTCATAACGTTATTATAACGTTTCCAGAACAttagtttttggttcccagaagGTTATCTGTTAAGGTTTGTTTTTGGTTAGCCAGGAAAGGTTTCTTAACGTTCCCAGAAGGAATTTTTGGCGTGTAGAACATTATGCTAACATTAATCTAACGTTATTATAACGTTAATTTTTGGTTTGTAGAACGTTATCGTAACATTAATCTAACGTTACCATAACGTTGTTataatgttcccagaacgttagtttttggtttgtataatgTTGTTCTAACGTTAATCTAACGCTCCCATAACGTTATtataacattcccagaacgttagtttttagtttgtagaacgttattctaacgttcccctaacattattataatgttagtttttggtttgtattgTAACATTAATCTAACGTTACCGTAGCATTGTtataacgttcccagaacattagtTTTTGGTTGCCAGAACATTATCATCTAGTAAGGGATATTATCATCTAGTCCTAAAAATGTAACTCATAACATTATTacaacattcccagaacattagTTTATGGTTTGTAGaatgttattctaatgttaatCTACCATTCCCTTAACGTTGTTataatgttagtttttggtttatAGAATGTTACTGTAACAGCAGTCTATATATAACTATAATGTACAACTGAATGAATAGATGAAGCAAAAGCCAAATACATTATAAAAGAACAtcggttgcactttattttacagtacgtgtacgTACAGTGTACTTGCCTAAGAAAGTACTgtgtaatataaggtaactagaTTAAGGtaaggtttaggggtaggttcatgGTTAGTACCTaattattacccagttattgaaattactataataagtacatagtatgtacatCTAGGACAGGACTGTAAATAAAGTGCTGGCAGAACATCAATACCTTACTGAATGGCTCCTCTTCCTTGTACCAGAGTACAAACTCCTGAAGTTGTTCCTGAAAGATTATCTCATGGTGGTGGGAACGAAGAAGCTGACACAGGAAGTGCCCTATCTGGGAGGAAAAACCGAACTGGTGTTCTATGTAGAAGGTCTTCGCTTCCCTGATAAAGACTTTGATGGGCTCATCACCATCAACCTTAGTTTACTAGAGCCCAGTGGCAAGGTTAGTGAAAGAGACCACCGTCTGATCCTTAATGCAACCTGTAGGACATCAAATGTCCTGTTCTTGGTGCTTTTCTGCTTTTCTGCTCTATCTGCTTTCCGCAATAACTCTTCCAGTCTTGCAATAAAAGTTACACTGTTGGTTAATATCTTATAACTTCTAAATACTAATTTAATACtcttctgcttgttttcttaaAAAGGATATCCCTGAAACGCCCATCTTTACAGATAAAGTCATGTTTCACGTTTCGCCCTGGATCATGACCCCTAACACCCTCAAACCTGTGGAGGTGTATGTGTGCAGGTAAGAATGGAGCAATTCTTTAACCCTTTACGGAACAAATAATACCATTTTCCGGAAATATATACAGAAatatgaatttctgaaaatgtaTTGCTACTCAGTCTTTCATCTTGTGAGCGTTGGTGACTATTTGATGTTTTTGGCAGCACAACTGATAACTACAAGTTCCTGAAGAGCATTAAGAACCTGGTGGAGAAGAGTGGCTACAAACTGAAGATAATTCATGAGTACATGAACCGAGGTGACCGCTGGATGCAGGTCAGTGAAATCATTGGGgaaacaacaatatatatagtTAATAAATACTAAATATTGTAACAATTTTATACTTTATACTCATATTTATTtgagataactggtatcaatctcagacaggtTCAAGTAGTTAGCCAGGTCTCCTTAGGtaaatggaaaccctacttaaagCGGTTTTtgcacattattaagcaagtcatgGTTCTCATGCAAAATGAGGATGAAGAAAGATGTTTCAGAAGCAAGAAATGATGCAATGTCTTGCAAAATGCaagaaaacaactaatattgcgAAAACTAAATAGAGATTATTGAACTATCAAAAGATTTAGAGCACAGAAGAGCctggtcagataaaggcttattaaggaaagtttctgtcaaacaaattaattgtattaaaaaggCAGCTATAAAAAGCCACAGTTGAGCAgtaaacaggtatttgaagcctGCTGGAGTATCAGAAACCTCTCAATGCAGGTTGTCAGTTGTTCATAAAGTTGCATCTCAGCCACTCCCAATcaaagctcacaaagagaaacctttacagtgggtttagaaatacacaaagactcatttttaaatagttttatgcTCTGACGGATGCCGTACAAAAATAAATGGTCCAGATGAATGGATTTGTGGATGGTTGACGAGTGGCCACCCGTTTCAACAAGTCTGACCTCAGCAAGGAGCTagcgggtgatgatttgggctgaaATAATTGGAAGTGACatggaaggtccctttagggtctctgaGGGCGTCAAAATGACTtctgcaagatatgtggagtttaTAACTGACCATTTTCTGCAGTGGTATAAAGAGAAGGATAGTaccttctgaaaaaaaaaaaaagtttttattcaGGACAACGCaatatcccatgctgcaaaaaacaccaccaacaataaaactgtttgaaaatgtatttccaCACCCATTGTAAAGTTTCTCTTTGCGAGTTTTGGTTTGAAGTGGCTGAAATGTAACTttatgcacaactgccagcctgcatgaagaggttcttgagactccagtgacaccagcagcttcaaatatctgtttgctgctcaacactggctttaaTACAATTTGTTTGACAGAAACGTTtcttaataagcctttatcttcTTTGCTCTAAATTACTCACAAATGAATAATCCCTGTTCagtttttgcaaaatattagttgttttcatgccttttccaagacattgcaccatttcatgcttttcatcttcagaaagatctttctgtgacttgcttaataatgtggaacaaccacTTTAAGTAGGGTTTCAATTTACCTAAGGAGACCTGGCAAACTACTTAAacctgtctgagattgataccagtaaCCTAAAAAGATATGAGGAATAAAATAAGCAAACACCTTGtctgaaaaactaaaatctgattgtttattgtactgaaatcctaCTGATACGTCACTTGCTTAATAATTTGGATCAGTGTATGTGTAAACGTAtgacaattaaataataaacatgtatCTGATAGAATAAGAGTCAGAAAGAGATTTTAGAATGTTTAAAACCTTACTTTGAAAATAACCTTATCAAACTGCTGAAGCCTTTTATAGGACTAACTAGTCAAACATGTCAGGTGACTGTCACATGAAATGAGTAATTCCttctgactctctctctctctctctctccacaggATGAGATTGAGTTTGGCTACATTGACTCTCCCCATCATCGGTTTCCTGTTGTACTGGATTCTCCTCGTGATAGAGGCCTTCAGGATTTTCCCTACGAGTCCCTTCTGGTGAGTGAGACTGAGAACTACTTAAGAGATTCAgtcaaaattgaaaattgtcatttgctcacccttatgtcgttccaaacccgacTTACTCACATTTTTTGATGATGTGATGGCATCGAATTATGATCacatactaaatcaaaattgtTTGAAATCACTAAATTATTGTGTCACAGGGACCAGACTTTGGTTATGTGACACGGCATGTTTTGAATGAGGAAGTGAGCAGTCTGGACTCCTTTGGTAACCTGGAGGTTACTCCACCAGTCACAGTGAACGGGAAAAGTTACCCACTGGGCAGGATTATCATTGGAGTGGCGTTCCCTACGTAAGCACCACAACTGTACCCTCCAACAGTAACCACAACTGAAAAGGAACATTGACATTATTTACTTGACTTCcaaataatatatttgttgATTGATTAATCAAACCATTACCAATCATTGACAATATTTGCGTTTCATTTTAAGTGCAACAGGTGGCCGCAACATGACCCAAGTCGTCCAAGATTTCTTGTGGGCACAGAAGGTTCAAGAGCCAATAGCGCTCTACTCTGATTGGCTGGTTGTGGGTCATGTGGATGAGTTCATGACCTTTGTCCCAGCCCCTGACCGAAAGGTAAACCGATATGTTAAAAATGCCATATTAACAACATACACTACCTAAATAATTcagatgttttatgtttttgaaataagtctatTATGCTTACCAAtggctgcattcatttgatcaaaatatattgttttgtttatatttattgtaaGAAATTTTAAGATGTACTTTATTCCTGAgaggcaaagttgaattttcagcatcattactccagtgttcagtgtcacatgatccttcagaaatcatc contains the following coding sequences:
- the padi2 gene encoding protein-arginine deiminase type-2 isoform X2, whose amino-acid sequence is MVSRRSLTIDTEKPTKTTYVVGTELTVNLNRCAPPQAKFFSIKCTPNVHYKVTPPTKDKNTLPQPLTPNSILIITMDTVSETAFDSKLSVRYYGDKTETLVDAVLHLTAVEISLDVDADRDGVVEKNNPNKASWKWGPNGYGAVLLVNCDSETTYKKKLDSENNEISKVSDLQDMSKMILRTNGPSQLPEGYKLSMYISQTTSESVRVFRPRTNVQKDNVWKYKLLKLFLKDYLMVVGTKKLTQEVPYLGGKTELVFYVEGLRFPDKDFDGLITINLSLLEPSGKDIPETPIFTDKVMFHVSPWIMTPNTLKPVEVYVCSTTDNYKFLKSIKNLVEKSGYKLKIIHEYMNRGDRWMQDEIEFGYIDSPHHRFPVVLDSPRDRGLQDFPYESLLGPDFGYVTRHVLNEEVSSLDSFGNLEVTPPVTVNGKSYPLGRIIIGVAFPTATGGRNMTQVVQDFLWAQKVQEPIALYSDWLVVGHVDEFMTFVPAPDRKKFRLLLASPDAGYKVFKSLQSKGHGKMEMFPGMPEAISVNEILSDKKLQAENRYVQSCIDWNRDVLKKELGLDEEDIIDLPILFKVMEEEEEEEEKKSIPRAAAYYPDMVNMIVLGDQLGIPKPFGPQIKGQCALETEMCSLLEPLGLKCTFIDDFASYHKLLGEVHCGSNVRREPSPFRWWNLDL
- the padi2 gene encoding protein-arginine deiminase type-2 isoform X1; the encoded protein is MDVMQEQTHSVLSPRSLRKRKKMSDVTNMNQRTCRLDISSPTQTVYVVGTELKVILDRCAPPQAKFFSIKCTPNVHYKVTPPTKDKNTLPQPLTPNSILIITMDTVSETAFDSKLSVRYYGDKTETLVDAVLHLTAVEISLDVDADRDGVVEKNNPNKASWKWGPNGYGAVLLVNCDSETTYKKKLDSENNEISKVSDLQDMSKMILRTNGPSQLPEGYKLSMYISQTTSESVRVFRPRTNVQKDNVWKYKLLKLFLKDYLMVVGTKKLTQEVPYLGGKTELVFYVEGLRFPDKDFDGLITINLSLLEPSGKDIPETPIFTDKVMFHVSPWIMTPNTLKPVEVYVCSTTDNYKFLKSIKNLVEKSGYKLKIIHEYMNRGDRWMQDEIEFGYIDSPHHRFPVVLDSPRDRGLQDFPYESLLGPDFGYVTRHVLNEEVSSLDSFGNLEVTPPVTVNGKSYPLGRIIIGVAFPTATGGRNMTQVVQDFLWAQKVQEPIALYSDWLVVGHVDEFMTFVPAPDRKKFRLLLASPDAGYKVFKSLQSKGHGKMEMFPGMPEAISVNEILSDKKLQAENRYVQSCIDWNRDVLKKELGLDEEDIIDLPILFKVMEEEEEEEEKKSIPRAAAYYPDMVNMIVLGDQLGIPKPFGPQIKGQCALETEMCSLLEPLGLKCTFIDDFASYHKLLGEVHCGSNVRREPSPFRWWNLDL